A genomic region of Salinibacter pepae contains the following coding sequences:
- a CDS encoding DNA-binding protein has translation MPPSPPTPDQESPPATLPAPCPTQPVAGRPVDTDTPLFDWTPVPDATRYRVQIARTEAFEAVHYDEIMDRGTAVSLGAVLPDADATACWRVRAERADEARSDWSGPARFAAPSAGLESAAGTVRVEAPPVPLHPTSNQTPPLDQSAVPFTWEAVPEATGYQLQVAPADAPEDPVVDCTVDQTTSVTLYDMLSGTGTSFRWRVRPLFRVAEPGPWSDPVPFVVAPAADEERAPEGETPRAGARIAGPATQARTSTTLSLTVSLFAVLSFLATIALIILAG, from the coding sequence ATGCCTCCGTCTCCCCCCACCCCGGATCAGGAATCGCCCCCCGCGACGCTTCCGGCGCCGTGTCCCACCCAGCCCGTAGCGGGCCGCCCGGTCGACACCGACACGCCACTGTTCGACTGGACGCCGGTGCCCGACGCGACCCGCTATCGGGTCCAGATCGCACGCACGGAGGCCTTCGAGGCCGTCCACTACGACGAGATCATGGATCGCGGCACCGCCGTGTCGCTCGGGGCCGTGCTCCCGGACGCGGACGCCACGGCCTGTTGGCGCGTGCGGGCGGAGCGGGCGGACGAGGCCCGGTCCGACTGGAGCGGGCCGGCCCGCTTTGCGGCCCCGTCCGCGGGGCTGGAGTCCGCGGCGGGCACGGTCCGGGTGGAGGCGCCGCCGGTGCCGCTCCACCCCACGAGCAACCAGACCCCCCCGCTCGACCAGAGCGCCGTTCCGTTTACGTGGGAGGCCGTGCCGGAGGCCACTGGGTACCAGCTTCAGGTGGCGCCGGCCGACGCCCCTGAGGACCCGGTCGTCGACTGTACGGTTGACCAGACCACGTCGGTGACCCTCTACGACATGTTGTCCGGAACGGGCACGTCGTTTCGATGGCGTGTGCGCCCGCTCTTCCGCGTGGCCGAGCCCGGGCCCTGGAGCGATCCGGTGCCGTTCGTCGTTGCGCCGGCGGCGGACGAGGAGCGTGCGCCCGAGGGCGAAACCCCGCGGGCGGGGGCCCGGATCGCGGGGCCGGCCACACAGGCACGAACGAGCACGACCCTCTCGCTCACTGTGTCGCTGTTTGCCGTGCTGAGCTTCCTCGCCACCATTGCACTCATCATCCTCGCCGGGTAG
- a CDS encoding L-lactate dehydrogenase, with the protein MIQRRTVGIVGTGNVGTAAAYAMFNQSLASEILLLDQDTRRAEGEAMDLMHGQQLVGGITCRAVEYAALSNAQIIVLSAGASQQSPDETRLGLLQRNAEIFREIIIQLDKHAPNAILVVATNPVDVLTYICQELSSRPNRRILGTGTLLDTARFRALLGRHYGVDPRSVHAYILGEHGDSEVPIWSNATIGGQKIRGETVLGKEWEEAAMQSIFEQARDAAYEIIDRKGHTDTAIGLVIARIVRAVLEDQQNVLPVSTRPDGAYGIDDVCLSVPCVVGLEGMEKRVDPGLSDEERQALRDSAQALRDSRADLTVGT; encoded by the coding sequence ATGATTCAGCGACGCACCGTCGGCATCGTCGGCACCGGCAACGTCGGCACCGCGGCCGCCTACGCCATGTTCAACCAGAGCCTCGCCAGTGAAATCCTGCTTCTCGACCAGGACACCCGCCGGGCCGAGGGGGAGGCCATGGACCTGATGCACGGCCAGCAACTGGTGGGGGGCATCACGTGCCGCGCGGTCGAGTACGCGGCCCTCAGCAATGCCCAAATCATCGTCCTCTCGGCGGGGGCAAGCCAGCAGTCGCCGGACGAGACGCGGCTCGGGCTGCTGCAACGCAACGCGGAAATCTTCCGCGAGATTATCATCCAACTCGACAAGCACGCGCCGAACGCCATCCTCGTGGTGGCGACGAACCCCGTCGACGTGCTCACCTACATCTGCCAGGAGCTGAGCAGCCGGCCGAACCGGCGCATCCTGGGCACCGGTACGCTGCTGGACACGGCCCGCTTCCGGGCGCTGCTCGGGCGGCACTACGGCGTGGACCCGCGCTCGGTGCACGCGTACATCCTCGGGGAGCACGGCGACTCCGAGGTGCCCATCTGGAGCAACGCCACGATTGGGGGCCAGAAGATCCGCGGGGAGACCGTGCTGGGGAAGGAGTGGGAGGAGGCGGCGATGCAGTCGATCTTCGAGCAGGCGCGCGACGCGGCCTACGAAATCATCGACCGGAAGGGCCACACGGACACGGCCATCGGCCTCGTCATTGCCCGCATCGTCCGTGCCGTGCTCGAGGATCAGCAGAACGTGCTGCCCGTCAGCACGCGCCCCGACGGCGCGTACGGCATCGACGACGTGTGCCTGAGCGTCCCGTGCGTCGTGGGGCTGGAGGGCATGGAGAAGCGCGTGGACCCGGGGCTCAGCGACGAGGAGCGACAGGCCCTTCGCGATTCCGCACAGGCCCTTCGCGACAGCCGTGCCGACTTGACGGTGGGGACGTAG
- the ispG gene encoding flavodoxin-dependent (E)-4-hydroxy-3-methylbut-2-enyl-diphosphate synthase, whose translation MERPRRSSRPVQVGDVQIGGGAPISVQTMTVSKTHEVETTLEEIERVADAGADIVRVAVPRPEDADALDDIVQGAPVPVVADIHFNYQYALKAIEAGIHKVRINPGNIGKREWEREVLEAAKEAGVPIRIGVNSGSLEEDILDKHGYPKPQALFESAMRHVEVCRRNDFEDIVISVKHSDPYMMIQAYRKVAEETDYPLHLGVTESGSLDTGTVKSSIGIGSLLADGIGDTIRVSLAADPVEEVKVGHRILKSLGIGRPGVNIIACPTCGRLVGDLFSVVEEVEEAVAEKSFDKNLDVALMGCAVNGPGEAEGADLGVSLGRGRAHFFKHGEVVDTVPEDEIVDTVLEAIENWDEEDESGDEAPATGATGDGAPTGDEAADEDAAEATGVTKPDLPTS comes from the coding sequence ATGGAACGTCCTCGTCGCTCGTCCCGCCCCGTTCAGGTTGGTGATGTCCAAATCGGAGGCGGGGCGCCGATCTCCGTACAAACCATGACCGTCTCGAAGACGCACGAGGTGGAGACGACCCTCGAAGAAATTGAGCGGGTGGCGGACGCGGGCGCCGACATCGTGCGCGTGGCCGTGCCCCGTCCCGAAGACGCCGACGCGCTCGACGACATCGTGCAGGGGGCGCCCGTGCCCGTCGTGGCCGACATTCACTTCAACTACCAGTACGCCCTCAAGGCCATCGAGGCGGGCATCCACAAGGTGCGCATCAACCCCGGCAACATCGGGAAGCGCGAGTGGGAGCGCGAGGTGCTGGAGGCCGCCAAGGAGGCCGGCGTTCCGATCCGGATTGGCGTCAACTCCGGCTCCCTGGAAGAGGACATCCTCGACAAGCACGGCTACCCCAAGCCGCAGGCCCTCTTCGAGAGCGCGATGCGCCACGTGGAGGTGTGCAGGCGCAACGACTTCGAGGACATCGTCATCTCGGTGAAGCACTCCGACCCCTACATGATGATTCAGGCCTACCGCAAGGTGGCCGAGGAGACGGACTACCCGCTGCACCTGGGCGTCACAGAGAGCGGCAGTCTCGACACCGGCACGGTCAAGAGCTCCATCGGCATCGGCTCGCTGCTGGCCGACGGCATCGGCGACACGATTCGCGTCTCCCTCGCCGCCGACCCGGTGGAGGAGGTGAAGGTGGGCCACCGCATCCTCAAGTCGCTCGGCATCGGGCGGCCCGGCGTCAACATCATCGCGTGCCCCACCTGCGGGCGGCTCGTGGGCGATCTCTTCTCGGTCGTGGAAGAGGTAGAAGAGGCCGTGGCCGAGAAGAGCTTCGACAAGAACCTCGACGTGGCCCTCATGGGCTGCGCCGTCAACGGCCCGGGGGAGGCCGAAGGGGCCGACCTCGGCGTCTCTCTGGGACGGGGCCGCGCGCACTTCTTCAAGCACGGCGAGGTGGTGGACACCGTCCCGGAAGACGAAATCGTGGACACCGTCCTGGAGGCCATCGAGAACTGGGACGAGGAGGACGAGTCGGGCGACGAGGCCCCCGCTACGGGCGCCACCGGAGACGGCGCCCCGACAGGCGACGAGGCCGCCGACGAAGACGCCGCGGAGGCGACCGGCGTCACCAAGCCGGACCTTCCGACGTCGTAG